The Marinilongibacter aquaticus genome has a window encoding:
- a CDS encoding DUF4293 domain-containing protein: MLQRIQSLFLMLTAIALGVFLATNFWTGDQTGNTILLNPYHIVQNQNGLAAYQKEIFYVAVIAAIAIGISIFAIFQYKNRVRQMLFVALNSMLIAVAVGVSVYHVKYDAMPLNGGEVGHFDIGTYAGFVALACNWIANRFIRKDEKMVRSADRMR; the protein is encoded by the coding sequence ATGCTGCAACGTATACAATCGCTATTCCTTATGCTCACCGCCATTGCCTTGGGTGTTTTCTTGGCCACCAACTTTTGGACTGGTGATCAAACAGGCAATACCATTCTGCTAAATCCCTACCACATTGTGCAAAACCAAAACGGACTTGCCGCTTACCAAAAAGAGATTTTCTATGTGGCTGTAATTGCGGCCATCGCTATCGGGATTTCCATTTTTGCCATTTTTCAATACAAAAACAGGGTACGACAAATGCTTTTTGTAGCCCTGAATTCCATGCTCATTGCTGTGGCTGTCGGTGTATCTGTATACCATGTAAAGTACGATGCCATGCCCTTGAACGGCGGCGAAGTTGGGCATTTTGACATTGGCACATACGCTGGTTTTGTGGCTTTGGCTTGCAATTGGATTGCCAACCGATTCATTCGCAAAGATGAAAAGATGGTGCGTAGTGCCGACAGAATGCGTTAA
- a CDS encoding non-canonical purine NTP diphosphatase, protein MREICLATNNDHKAFELQAMLEGLFEIKTLKQIGCIEDIEETANTFQGNSLIKAQYVKAHYGLDCIADDSGLEVEALGGEPGVFSARYAGEHGNHEKNMNRLLKNLEGQSNRRAQFRTVITLILGEETHFFEGIVEGEITKEKRGNQGFGYDPLFVPKGFDRTFAEMGAEEKNPISHRGRAIEKMKAFLLSSDSNS, encoded by the coding sequence ATGCGGGAAATCTGCCTGGCCACAAACAACGACCACAAAGCCTTTGAATTGCAGGCGATGCTCGAAGGGCTCTTTGAAATCAAGACTTTGAAGCAGATCGGTTGTATAGAAGATATTGAAGAGACGGCGAATACTTTTCAGGGCAATTCCCTAATCAAAGCCCAGTATGTGAAAGCACATTATGGTCTGGATTGTATTGCCGACGACTCGGGTTTGGAAGTGGAAGCTTTAGGTGGTGAGCCGGGTGTGTTTTCGGCACGCTATGCCGGAGAACACGGAAATCATGAGAAAAACATGAACCGGTTGTTGAAAAACTTGGAAGGGCAATCGAACAGAAGGGCTCAATTTCGCACGGTAATCACCTTGATTCTTGGAGAAGAAACGCACTTTTTCGAAGGAATTGTCGAGGGCGAGATCACCAAAGAAAAGCGTGGCAATCAAGGCTTTGGTTACGATCCTTTGTTTGTGCCCAAAGGCTTCGACCGCACTTTTGCCGAAATGGGGGCTGAAGAGAAAAATCCCATCAGCCACCGTGGCCGAGCAATCGAAAAAATGAAGGCTTTCTTATTGAGTTCCGATAGCAACTCTTAA
- the prfA gene encoding peptide chain release factor 1 produces the protein MLEQLEGIRERFEEVAQQMGMPEVVSDMAKFKKISKEYKDLEKIVKEYKKYKAVIDHLAEAKEILNTEKDEGLRELAKEEIDELEPQKEELEEILKEMLIPKDPNDGKNAILEVRAGAGGDEASIFAGDLFRMYQRFVEKQEGWSLSIMDLNEGTSGGFKEIIAEVSGEDVYGKLKFESGVHRVQRVPATESQGRVHTSAASVAVLPEADEVDFELNMSDIKKDTFRASGAGGQHVNKTESAIRLTHLPTNTVVECQDGRSQHANYDKALTVLRSRLYEAELKKHNDAISSERKSLVGSGDRSDKIRTYNYPQSRVTDHRIGLTVYNLPTVMDGEIDEFIEKLRIAENAERMKGEA, from the coding sequence ATGCTAGAGCAGTTAGAAGGAATACGCGAACGTTTCGAAGAGGTTGCACAACAAATGGGCATGCCGGAAGTGGTTTCGGATATGGCCAAATTCAAAAAGATCAGCAAAGAATACAAAGACCTCGAGAAGATTGTCAAGGAATACAAAAAGTACAAAGCCGTGATCGATCACTTGGCCGAAGCCAAGGAGATTCTGAACACGGAAAAGGATGAGGGGCTGAGAGAATTGGCGAAAGAGGAGATCGATGAATTGGAGCCGCAAAAAGAAGAGCTTGAAGAAATCTTAAAAGAAATGCTGATTCCGAAAGATCCGAATGACGGGAAGAATGCGATTTTGGAAGTCAGAGCGGGTGCGGGTGGAGACGAAGCTTCGATCTTTGCTGGCGATTTATTCAGAATGTATCAGCGTTTTGTCGAGAAACAAGAAGGCTGGAGCCTCTCTATTATGGATTTGAACGAGGGCACTTCGGGCGGATTTAAAGAAATTATTGCGGAAGTCAGTGGCGAAGATGTATACGGGAAATTGAAATTCGAATCGGGTGTACACCGCGTACAGCGTGTACCGGCCACAGAATCTCAAGGGCGGGTACACACCTCTGCCGCTTCGGTAGCGGTTCTGCCCGAAGCCGACGAAGTCGATTTTGAACTCAATATGAGCGACATCAAGAAAGATACTTTTCGGGCTTCGGGTGCAGGTGGGCAGCACGTGAACAAAACGGAATCCGCCATTCGTTTGACACACCTACCAACCAATACGGTTGTCGAGTGTCAAGACGGGCGTTCGCAGCACGCCAATTACGACAAGGCTCTTACGGTCTTGCGTTCGCGTTTGTACGAAGCCGAATTGAAAAAGCACAATGACGCCATCAGCTCCGAGAGAAAATCGCTTGTGGGCTCGGGCGACCGTTCGGACAAAATCAGAACATACAATTATCCGCAAAGCCGTGTAACGGATCACCGCATTGGCCTTACGGTTTACAATTTACCTACGGTAATGGATGGGGAGATCGACGAGTTTATCGAGAAGTTGCGTATTGCCGAAAATGCAGAAAGAATGAAGGGCGAAGCGTAG